From the Acidovorax carolinensis genome, one window contains:
- a CDS encoding DUF932 domain-containing protein, with the protein MQLASRFASRSPSLRSDYPLSDDQIRRVAPSIFADAPHESRSERYAYIPTAAVLAELRKEGFEPFMAAQTRVRHDDRRDYTKHMLRLRHASQINGAEANEIVLLNSHDGTSSYQMLAGMFRFVCSNGLVCGDTVADVRVPHKGDVAGSVIEGAYEVLRGFDRVQESRDSMRAITLNDGESEVFARAALALKYDDPDKPAPITESQILMPRRLDDRRPDLWSVFNRTQENLTQGGLRGRSANGRRQQTRPVQGIDQNIRLNRALWLLADGMRQLKA; encoded by the coding sequence ATGCAACTCGCATCCCGATTCGCTTCCCGTTCCCCGTCGCTGCGCAGCGATTACCCGCTGTCCGATGACCAAATCCGCCGCGTGGCCCCGTCCATCTTCGCGGACGCCCCGCATGAGAGCCGTTCCGAACGGTACGCCTATATCCCGACCGCCGCCGTGCTGGCGGAACTACGCAAGGAAGGGTTTGAACCCTTCATGGCAGCACAGACCCGCGTGCGCCACGACGACCGCCGCGACTACACCAAACACATGCTGCGCCTGCGCCACGCCAGCCAGATCAACGGCGCGGAAGCAAATGAAATCGTGCTTCTCAATTCGCACGACGGCACCAGTTCTTACCAAATGCTCGCGGGCATGTTCCGGTTCGTGTGCAGCAATGGCCTTGTGTGCGGCGACACCGTGGCCGATGTGCGCGTGCCGCACAAAGGCGACGTGGCCGGTTCCGTCATCGAAGGCGCTTACGAAGTCTTGCGCGGCTTCGACCGCGTGCAGGAATCCCGCGATTCCATGCGCGCCATCACCTTGAACGATGGCGAATCCGAAGTGTTCGCCCGCGCCGCGCTGGCCCTCAAGTACGACGACCCCGACAAGCCCGCGCCCATCACGGAATCGCAAATCCTGATGCCGCGCCGCCTTGATGACCGCCGCCCGGACTTGTGGAGCGTGTTCAACCGCACGCAAGAGAACCTGACCCAAGGCGGCCTGCGCGGGCGCAGCGCCAACGGACGCCGCCAGCAAACCCGCCCGGTGCAGGGCATCGACCAAAACATCCGCCTCAATCGTGCGCTTTGGCTGCTGGCCGATGGCATGCGCCAGTTGAAAGCCTGA
- a CDS encoding ATPase: protein MNDKSHVSLEQHVCLVCGVRFDTGAILLDRRLRASMERYTATGWGLCPEHQKLSDDGFIALIECDPQRSDSPSSAARMKPEQAYRTGRLAHLKREVFAQVFNAPIAANQPCVFVEPGVIEQLQTMTAAN, encoded by the coding sequence ATGAACGACAAATCGCATGTTTCCCTCGAACAACACGTTTGCCTTGTCTGCGGCGTTCGCTTCGACACTGGCGCCATCCTGCTGGATCGCCGCCTGCGCGCGAGTATGGAGCGCTACACGGCAACCGGCTGGGGTTTGTGCCCCGAGCATCAGAAGCTGTCTGACGATGGCTTTATCGCGCTGATCGAGTGCGACCCGCAGCGCAGCGACTCGCCGTCGAGTGCTGCCCGCATGAAGCCCGAACAGGCTTACCGGACGGGGCGCCTGGCGCACCTGAAACGCGAGGTGTTCGCCCAGGTGTTCAACGCGCCGATTGCGGCCAATCAGCCGTGCGTCTTCGTCGAACCCGGCGTGATCGAGCAGTTGCAGACGATGACGGCGGCGAATTGA
- a CDS encoding type II toxin-antitoxin system RelB/DinJ family antitoxin: MASSDVVRARIDKEIKEEASNVLSGMGLSISDAIRMLLTRIATDKALPFDLNRVASPLKRKSP, from the coding sequence ATGGCAAGCAGTGATGTCGTTCGCGCCCGGATTGACAAAGAGATCAAGGAGGAAGCCAGCAATGTCTTATCCGGAATGGGGTTGTCGATTTCGGATGCGATTCGCATGCTGCTAACACGCATCGCGACCGATAAGGCTTTGCCTTTCGATCTGAATCGTGTCGCTTCTCCGCTGAAGCGCAAGTCTCCATGA
- a CDS encoding DUF2130 domain-containing protein, which produces MTEPTIICPNCKTEIRLTESLAAPLIAATRQQYEQQIAQKDLDFAKREQSLREKEKQVAEEKRALDDQVADQVAAQLKTERARVIADEAKKAKLASAAELDAKARELLELQEVLKSRDEKLAEAQKAQADLIKKQRELDDAKRELELTVEKRVQEGLTEVRAMARREAEDGLKLKVMEKDQTIASMQQKIEELKQKAEQGSQQLQGEVQEMDLENLLRAKFPFDSIEPVAKGEFGGDVLQRVISQTGQPSGEILWESKRTKNWSDGWLSKLRDDQRTAKAEVSVLVSQVLPKGIETFDVIDGVWVTSPRAVLPVATILRHTLLQVSMTRQVSEGQQTKTEMVYQYLTGPRFRHRVEAIVEAFSSMQQDLDKERKAIMKQWAKREEQIERVMGATVGMYGDLQGIAGKSLQEIEGLSLVALPGPNDEEQGS; this is translated from the coding sequence ATGACAGAGCCAACGATTATTTGCCCAAACTGCAAGACCGAAATTCGGTTAACAGAATCTCTTGCAGCTCCGCTTATTGCTGCGACACGTCAGCAGTACGAACAACAAATCGCACAAAAAGACTTAGATTTCGCCAAGCGCGAACAAAGCCTGCGGGAAAAGGAAAAACAGGTTGCCGAGGAAAAACGTGCTCTCGATGACCAAGTTGCAGATCAGGTTGCAGCACAACTAAAGACCGAGCGCGCACGAGTCATAGCCGATGAAGCCAAGAAAGCGAAGCTCGCGAGTGCGGCAGAGTTGGACGCGAAAGCACGTGAGCTACTTGAACTTCAGGAGGTATTGAAGTCACGAGATGAGAAGTTGGCCGAAGCCCAAAAGGCGCAGGCTGACTTGATCAAGAAGCAGCGCGAACTCGACGATGCCAAACGCGAACTGGAATTGACTGTTGAGAAACGTGTTCAAGAGGGCTTGACCGAAGTGCGCGCTATGGCACGGCGAGAGGCCGAAGATGGTTTGAAGCTCAAGGTAATGGAGAAAGATCAAACCATCGCGTCGATGCAACAGAAGATCGAGGAATTGAAGCAAAAGGCAGAGCAAGGCTCTCAGCAACTGCAGGGCGAAGTCCAGGAAATGGATCTTGAAAACCTGCTGCGCGCGAAATTCCCATTTGACTCTATCGAGCCTGTTGCAAAGGGAGAGTTCGGTGGTGACGTGCTGCAACGTGTGATCAGCCAAACTGGACAACCAAGCGGCGAAATACTCTGGGAGTCAAAGCGAACCAAGAATTGGAGCGACGGCTGGCTCTCCAAGTTGCGCGATGATCAGAGAACCGCCAAAGCGGAGGTGTCGGTTCTCGTGAGTCAGGTATTGCCAAAAGGCATAGAAACTTTTGATGTTATTGATGGTGTTTGGGTAACCAGCCCACGGGCGGTTCTGCCAGTAGCAACGATACTCCGCCACACTCTGCTTCAGGTGAGCATGACTAGGCAGGTCAGCGAGGGTCAGCAAACCAAGACCGAAATGGTTTATCAGTACCTAACGGGACCGCGATTCCGTCATCGCGTGGAAGCGATCGTTGAAGCATTCTCCTCGATGCAGCAAGACCTAGATAAAGAACGAAAGGCCATCATGAAGCAGTGGGCGAAGCGTGAAGAGCAGATCGAACGTGTGATGGGCGCCACTGTTGGTATGTATGGGGATCTGCAAGGCATAGCAGGTAAGTCACTGCAGGAAATCGAAGGCCTGAGCCTGGTGGCTCTGCCCGGCCCAAATGATGAAGAACAAGGAAGCTGA
- a CDS encoding SIR2 family protein, translating into MTQNSNTSDAPVPSPADVVPAKTTPLPAIHDAAQQARNLRLVLQDDKQRIGCFLGAGCPLGVYDAEGKSSIVLIPAVVELTKRIAGGLLSADEAPGATSKFKKHWDALCEECKPADGKDPTVEDVLTELRTLANRRGSAEILGMTKKDLSDLDEKVCALIATEIRKPLPVYRNAYNRFASWIGGVYRSSPAEIFTPNYDVLFEQAFEQHPLPHFDGFVGSHKPWFDLASIEHDVIPSRWTRLWKLHGSINWEKSEEIVNGAKVTRVVRVTREAEAGKVMIFPSHLKYDQSRRMPYLAMLDRLRAFFHGKDAPRLVVCGYSFLDDHLNEVLLDGLRGNRNAQCFALMYSGLGQHSRAVDYAVKQSNLTVLAWDGAVVGTRVGRYRPGTIGGNEHTPWLTEEETEVGDGSKEQQPRSRLGDFHYFGLFLEQLCGGGTHDAQPTG; encoded by the coding sequence GTGACTCAAAATTCAAATACGAGTGATGCGCCAGTCCCATCACCTGCTGATGTTGTGCCTGCAAAAACAACGCCTTTACCCGCCATACACGATGCAGCGCAGCAGGCACGAAATCTTCGGCTGGTACTTCAAGACGACAAGCAGCGCATAGGTTGTTTCCTTGGGGCTGGCTGCCCTCTAGGTGTCTACGATGCCGAAGGAAAAAGTAGCATTGTGCTGATTCCAGCGGTTGTGGAATTGACGAAGCGTATTGCTGGTGGGCTGTTGTCGGCAGATGAAGCACCTGGAGCTACGTCGAAGTTCAAGAAACACTGGGACGCATTGTGTGAAGAATGCAAACCAGCAGATGGCAAAGACCCTACCGTAGAAGACGTGCTGACGGAATTGCGTACTTTGGCGAATCGTCGAGGAAGTGCGGAAATTTTGGGGATGACGAAAAAGGACTTGAGCGACCTTGACGAGAAAGTTTGCGCGTTAATCGCAACGGAAATACGGAAGCCATTGCCCGTGTATCGCAACGCGTACAACCGTTTTGCGTCTTGGATCGGCGGGGTATACCGAAGCTCACCTGCTGAAATATTTACTCCCAACTACGATGTTCTCTTCGAGCAGGCATTTGAGCAGCACCCGCTCCCGCACTTCGACGGATTTGTTGGTTCGCACAAGCCCTGGTTTGATTTGGCCTCGATCGAGCACGACGTTATCCCCTCCAGATGGACGAGGTTGTGGAAGCTCCACGGATCAATCAATTGGGAGAAGAGCGAAGAGATCGTAAATGGGGCGAAGGTAACCCGCGTCGTTCGTGTGACCCGTGAGGCAGAGGCGGGTAAGGTCATGATCTTTCCATCTCATCTCAAGTATGACCAAAGCCGTCGCATGCCATACCTTGCGATGCTTGATCGACTAAGAGCCTTCTTCCATGGGAAAGATGCCCCTAGGTTAGTGGTGTGTGGATATTCTTTTCTTGACGATCACTTGAATGAAGTCTTGCTTGATGGGCTGAGAGGGAATCGCAATGCCCAGTGCTTCGCGCTGATGTATTCAGGGCTTGGACAGCACTCTAGAGCTGTGGACTATGCAGTAAAGCAAAGCAATCTCACCGTTCTTGCTTGGGATGGAGCGGTCGTAGGAACACGAGTAGGCCGATATCGACCTGGAACCATTGGTGGCAATGAGCACACCCCTTGGCTCACTGAAGAAGAGACCGAGGTTGGGGATGGTTCCAAAGAGCAGCAACCACGCAGCCGTTTAGGCGATTTCCACTACTTTGGCCTTTTTCTTGAACAGCTTTGCGGCGGGGGCACTCACGATGCACAACCAACCGGGTAA
- a CDS encoding ATP-binding protein: protein MNRLVTRHSAVVGSTGSGKSNAVANLLGAVSDQARFKSARVVLFDLHGEYAKAFGDQARVFRVGADTTIGERELHVPFWALTAEEFISITMGATSGTPLTLLQEKLLSSKRASKAAGVAHGLPDLTVTIDTPLPFSVYQLWHDLYSLHCATHSVSKNQNQTEATRTYIEEGAPPAKAVGDGDQLVRPRFRPLKDEKNDPDKVYAGIYGDLPRGHLDSLESKLRDPRMQFLFRPGQWAPDKDGTTAADLDALLEAWIGADKPISVFDLSGIPTAVVDDLVGAVLRILYDAIFWGRNKQEGGRERPLLVVLEEAHVYLGPQSKNRAAIAARRIAKEGRKYGVGLMLVSQRPSEVDTTILSQCGTVVALRLTNDSDRSQVTSCASDNLKGLFSMLPVLRTGEALIVGEAVNMPIRAIIDRPPEGRRPESDDPMVVVPKGEGGKRIRSGGWTDPVKDENYKPLVEAWRKQDPNAGTTQTADSET, encoded by the coding sequence ATGAATCGGCTTGTTACTCGTCACTCGGCTGTCGTTGGGAGCACCGGCTCCGGAAAATCGAATGCCGTTGCAAATCTATTGGGAGCAGTTTCTGACCAAGCACGCTTCAAGTCTGCACGCGTCGTACTGTTTGACCTTCACGGGGAGTACGCAAAGGCCTTTGGCGATCAAGCTAGGGTATTCAGAGTCGGAGCGGACACGACCATAGGTGAGCGCGAGCTGCATGTCCCATTTTGGGCGCTAACGGCCGAGGAATTCATTTCCATAACGATGGGAGCAACCTCAGGGACGCCTCTGACCTTGCTGCAAGAAAAACTGCTATCAAGCAAGCGCGCGTCAAAGGCGGCAGGTGTTGCACATGGCCTGCCAGACCTCACGGTCACGATCGACACCCCACTGCCGTTCTCCGTTTACCAACTCTGGCATGATTTGTATTCGCTACATTGCGCAACCCACAGCGTAAGTAAGAACCAAAACCAGACTGAGGCTACGCGAACGTATATTGAGGAAGGTGCGCCCCCAGCCAAAGCAGTTGGCGATGGCGACCAACTTGTTCGTCCGAGGTTTCGTCCGCTCAAAGACGAAAAGAATGATCCTGATAAGGTGTATGCGGGAATCTACGGTGATTTGCCGCGTGGACACCTTGATAGTCTGGAAAGCAAACTTCGAGATCCTCGCATGCAGTTTCTGTTTCGTCCCGGCCAGTGGGCACCCGACAAGGATGGAACAACGGCCGCTGATCTTGACGCGCTGCTTGAGGCATGGATAGGCGCAGATAAGCCGATCTCTGTTTTCGATTTATCAGGTATTCCTACCGCCGTTGTGGATGACTTGGTAGGGGCCGTGTTGCGAATTCTGTATGACGCAATCTTTTGGGGTAGAAATAAGCAAGAAGGCGGTAGAGAGCGGCCTCTTCTCGTCGTCCTTGAGGAGGCACATGTATACCTTGGTCCTCAGTCAAAGAATAGAGCTGCGATTGCAGCGCGGCGCATAGCCAAAGAGGGGCGGAAATACGGCGTTGGCTTGATGCTAGTCAGCCAACGGCCATCCGAAGTAGATACCACAATCCTTTCTCAATGCGGTACGGTTGTCGCATTGCGTTTAACCAACGATTCTGATCGCTCCCAAGTCACTTCCTGTGCATCGGACAATCTCAAAGGGCTTTTTTCAATGCTTCCAGTTCTCCGAACTGGTGAAGCATTGATCGTGGGCGAGGCCGTCAATATGCCAATACGGGCAATCATTGACCGTCCACCTGAGGGTCGGCGCCCGGAAAGTGACGATCCTATGGTCGTTGTGCCCAAGGGGGAAGGCGGCAAGCGCATAAGGTCTGGCGGATGGACCGACCCTGTTAAAGATGAAAATTACAAGCCTCTAGTCGAGGCTTGGCGCAAGCAAGATCCTAATGCTGGTACAACACAGACGGCGGATTCAGAAACCTAA
- a CDS encoding KTSC domain-containing protein, whose product MERTPVTSSNISSIGYDADSQVLEIEFNSGAVYEYSGVPEGEHAGLMNADSKGTYFNANIKNRYPFSKH is encoded by the coding sequence ATGGAACGCACCCCAGTCACTTCAAGCAACATCAGCTCCATTGGCTATGATGCCGACAGCCAGGTCTTGGAAATAGAATTCAATAGTGGAGCTGTGTACGAATACTCAGGAGTTCCTGAGGGCGAGCATGCTGGTCTTATGAATGCGGACTCCAAAGGGACGTACTTCAATGCCAACATTAAGAATCGGTATCCCTTTTCGAAACACTGA
- a CDS encoding helix-turn-helix domain-containing protein, with amino-acid sequence MSKIIESLRDDLAALHEVGAISKVTMREFDAICPPPVREFGAADIKRLRETLKFSQPVFALHLHTSASTVRKWEQGETHPTGPALKLLNVIADKGLQAII; translated from the coding sequence GTGAGCAAGATCATTGAATCCCTGCGTGACGACCTGGCAGCGCTCCATGAAGTGGGCGCGATCAGCAAGGTAACGATGCGCGAGTTCGACGCGATATGCCCGCCGCCGGTGCGGGAGTTCGGCGCGGCAGATATCAAGCGCCTACGCGAAACCTTGAAGTTCAGCCAGCCGGTGTTCGCGCTCCACCTGCATACGTCGGCCTCGACCGTGCGCAAGTGGGAGCAAGGTGAAACTCACCCCACCGGCCCGGCGCTCAAGCTGCTCAACGTCATCGCTGACAAGGGCTTGCAGGCCATCATCTGA
- a CDS encoding type II toxin-antitoxin system RelE/ParE family toxin — protein MTRILKRKDFARWQAGEKLSDAALCKAVKEMESGLIDADLGGFLYKKRVARPGGGKSGGYRTLVSARIGSRYVFLHGFPKNDKANITQDEKKALQFAGKAFLQLSGEALSKALQSGVLLEVHCEQDH, from the coding sequence ATGACGCGCATCCTCAAGCGGAAGGACTTTGCGAGGTGGCAGGCGGGCGAGAAGCTGTCCGATGCCGCCTTGTGCAAGGCGGTCAAAGAGATGGAAAGCGGTCTGATCGACGCGGACTTGGGCGGCTTCCTTTACAAGAAGCGGGTAGCCCGCCCCGGTGGCGGCAAGAGCGGCGGCTACCGCACGCTGGTATCGGCCAGGATCGGCAGCCGCTACGTGTTCCTGCATGGGTTCCCGAAGAACGACAAGGCGAACATCACGCAGGACGAGAAGAAGGCGCTGCAATTCGCCGGTAAGGCGTTCTTGCAACTGTCCGGGGAAGCGTTGTCGAAGGCGTTGCAGTCGGGCGTGTTATTGGAGGTGCATTGTGAGCAAGATCATTGA
- a CDS encoding tyrosine-type recombinase/integrase encodes MAKIKLTKTAVESAQPQAKDIELRDTVVPGFLCKITPKGRRVFMLQYRTNSGQPRKPSLGLFGELTVEQARVMAQDWLAEVRRGGDPGGAKAEARKAPTVEALCKKFMEDYSKKRNKPSTQRGYQAVIDRCIVPLIGRKKVQDVKRPDIAGLMEKLAYKPAEANNAFGVLRKMFNLAEVWGYRPDGTNPCRHVPMYPPGKETRLIVDDELALIFRHLEKLEAEGLENYVIPLAIRLQFEFAGRRSEICTLEWDWVDLENRRVVWPDSKTGGLSKPMSAEAYRLLSTAPRREGCPYVLPSPNDPTKHLTFGEHYGGWCRVLKAAGVPHVGTHGIRHRSTTDIANSGVPTKVGMKLTGHKTVAMFMHYVHTEDKPVRDAAELVASRRLAITGASRPTEATA; translated from the coding sequence ATGGCTAAGATCAAGCTCACCAAGACCGCCGTAGAGTCAGCGCAACCCCAGGCCAAGGACATCGAACTACGGGATACCGTGGTGCCGGGCTTCCTGTGCAAGATTACCCCGAAGGGCCGCCGGGTGTTCATGCTCCAGTACCGCACGAACTCCGGGCAGCCCCGCAAGCCCTCGCTGGGCCTGTTCGGGGAACTGACTGTGGAGCAGGCCCGCGTCATGGCGCAGGACTGGCTGGCCGAGGTTCGCCGGGGCGGCGACCCCGGCGGTGCCAAGGCCGAGGCGCGCAAGGCGCCCACGGTCGAAGCGTTGTGCAAGAAGTTCATGGAGGACTACTCCAAGAAGCGCAACAAGCCCAGCACGCAGCGCGGCTACCAGGCCGTTATCGACCGCTGCATCGTCCCGCTGATCGGCCGCAAGAAGGTGCAGGACGTGAAGCGGCCCGACATTGCCGGGCTGATGGAGAAGCTGGCCTACAAGCCGGCCGAGGCGAACAACGCCTTCGGCGTGCTGCGCAAGATGTTCAACCTGGCCGAAGTGTGGGGCTACCGCCCGGACGGCACGAACCCGTGCCGACACGTCCCGATGTACCCGCCCGGCAAGGAAACCCGTCTCATCGTGGATGACGAGCTGGCGCTGATCTTCCGCCATCTGGAGAAGCTGGAGGCGGAAGGACTGGAGAACTACGTCATTCCGCTGGCGATCCGCCTGCAATTCGAGTTCGCCGGCCGTCGCTCCGAAATCTGCACGCTCGAATGGGATTGGGTCGATCTGGAGAACCGGCGCGTGGTCTGGCCTGACAGCAAGACCGGCGGCCTCTCCAAGCCCATGAGCGCGGAAGCCTACCGGCTGCTTTCGACCGCGCCGCGCCGGGAGGGCTGCCCCTACGTCCTGCCGTCGCCCAACGACCCGACCAAGCACCTGACTTTCGGCGAGCACTACGGCGGCTGGTGCCGGGTGCTCAAAGCCGCCGGCGTGCCGCACGTCGGCACGCACGGCATCCGCCACCGCTCGACCACCGACATTGCCAATTCGGGCGTGCCGACCAAGGTAGGCATGAAGCTGACGGGGCACAAGACCGTGGCGATGTTCATGCACTACGTCCACACCGAGGACAAGCCGGTGCGGGATGCGGCCGAACTGGTGGCGAGCCGGCGGCTGGCGATCACCGGCGCATCGCGCCCCACGGAGGCGACTGCATGA
- the arsJ gene encoding organoarsenical effux MFS transporter ArsJ — MQQSHATRNYAIVTAAYWGFTLTDGALRMLVLLHFYRLGYSPFMLAFLFLLYEAAGVLANLVGGWLATRYGITRMLTVGLVTQIIGFTLLSQLNPAWSVAMSVTWVVLAQGICGVAKDLTKTASKSAIKVTSAQAQEQGAGRLFKWVAWFTGSKNAMKGVGFFLGGLLLQALGFQHALWAMAALLALVLVGVVSSLPRMMGKSKASKSAKELFAKNAGVNALAAARVVLFGARDVWFVVGVPVFLYAQGWTFTMVGGFLAAWTIGYGLVQAMAPQLVKRSQDGLSTEVPAARLWSAMLAVVPVAMAVAVALQVPRLEWVVVVGLGLFGIAFAVNSSVHSYLILAYAGSEKAAEDVGFYYAANALGRFFV; from the coding sequence ATGCAGCAAAGCCACGCCACGCGCAACTACGCCATCGTCACCGCAGCCTATTGGGGCTTCACGCTCACCGACGGCGCGCTGCGCATGCTGGTGCTGCTGCATTTTTATCGCCTGGGGTATTCGCCGTTCATGCTGGCATTTCTGTTCCTGCTCTATGAAGCAGCCGGCGTGCTGGCCAACCTGGTTGGCGGCTGGCTGGCCACGCGCTATGGCATCACGCGCATGCTGACGGTAGGGCTGGTGACGCAAATCATCGGTTTCACGTTGCTGTCGCAACTTAACCCCGCGTGGTCGGTGGCCATGTCGGTGACCTGGGTGGTTCTGGCGCAGGGCATTTGCGGAGTGGCCAAGGATTTGACCAAGACCGCCAGCAAATCGGCCATCAAGGTCACCTCGGCGCAGGCCCAAGAGCAGGGCGCTGGCCGGCTCTTCAAGTGGGTGGCCTGGTTCACAGGCAGCAAGAACGCCATGAAGGGCGTGGGCTTTTTTCTGGGTGGTTTGCTGCTGCAGGCGCTGGGCTTTCAGCACGCGCTGTGGGCCATGGCCGCGCTGCTGGCGCTGGTGCTGGTGGGGGTGGTTAGCTCACTGCCCCGGATGATGGGCAAGAGCAAGGCCTCCAAATCGGCCAAGGAGTTGTTCGCCAAAAACGCGGGCGTCAATGCATTGGCTGCCGCTCGGGTGGTGCTGTTTGGCGCGCGCGATGTCTGGTTTGTGGTGGGCGTGCCGGTGTTTCTGTACGCGCAGGGCTGGACATTCACCATGGTGGGCGGCTTTCTGGCGGCCTGGACCATCGGCTATGGCCTGGTGCAGGCCATGGCGCCGCAGCTGGTGAAACGCAGCCAGGACGGCCTGAGCACCGAGGTGCCCGCCGCACGGCTGTGGTCGGCCATGCTGGCGGTGGTTCCCGTTGCGATGGCCGTGGCAGTGGCCCTGCAGGTGCCGCGCCTGGAATGGGTGGTGGTGGTCGGTCTGGGGCTTTTTGGCATTGCGTTCGCGGTCAACTCTTCCGTTCATTCCTACCTCATCCTTGCCTATGCAGGCTCTGAAAAAGCCGCCGAGGATGTGGGTTTTTACTACGCAGCCAATGCCTTGGGGCGGTTTTTTGTTTGA
- a CDS encoding ArsJ-associated glyceraldehyde-3-phosphate dehydrogenase — protein sequence MKVGINGMGRIGRLALRAAMGAAERQLDDPRAGNRLEVVHLNEIKGGAAATAHLLAFDTVQGKWRECISAEGDNAITIGSQRLSFSAHPAAAEIPWGDLGVDVVLECTGKFLTPETIQGHLDRGAKRVIVAAPVKVGDVLNIVVGVNHELYDPAQHRIVTAASCTTNCLAPVVKVVHENLGIRHGQITTIHNPTNTNVVVDAPHKDLRRARSAMESLAPTSTGSATAIALIYPELKGKLNGHAVRAPVLNASLTDCVFELQRPTTAEQVNTLFEQAASSYLAGILGYETLPLVSADYARDTRSSIVDALSTMVTDGTLLKVYAWYDNEMGYACRMVDLACHMREVGV from the coding sequence ATGAAGGTGGGTATCAACGGAATGGGCCGCATTGGCCGCCTGGCACTGCGCGCCGCCATGGGCGCAGCCGAGCGTCAGTTGGATGACCCCCGCGCCGGCAATCGCCTCGAAGTAGTCCACCTGAACGAAATCAAGGGGGGAGCCGCGGCCACCGCCCACCTGCTGGCGTTCGACACGGTGCAAGGCAAGTGGCGCGAGTGCATCAGTGCCGAGGGGGACAACGCCATCACCATCGGCAGCCAGCGGCTCTCGTTCAGCGCGCACCCCGCGGCGGCAGAGATTCCCTGGGGCGATCTGGGGGTCGACGTGGTGCTGGAATGCACCGGCAAATTTTTGACGCCCGAGACCATCCAGGGGCATCTGGATCGCGGCGCCAAGCGCGTCATTGTGGCCGCGCCGGTGAAGGTAGGGGACGTGCTCAACATCGTCGTCGGCGTGAACCATGAACTCTACGATCCGGCCCAACACCGCATCGTCACGGCGGCATCGTGTACGACCAACTGTCTGGCGCCGGTGGTGAAGGTGGTGCATGAAAACCTGGGCATCCGCCATGGGCAGATCACCACCATCCACAACCCGACCAACACCAATGTGGTGGTGGATGCGCCGCACAAAGACCTGCGCCGCGCCCGCAGCGCCATGGAAAGCCTGGCGCCCACGTCCACCGGCAGCGCCACGGCCATCGCGTTGATTTACCCCGAGCTCAAGGGCAAGCTCAACGGCCACGCGGTGCGCGCCCCGGTGCTGAACGCCTCGCTTACCGACTGCGTGTTCGAACTGCAGCGCCCGACCACGGCCGAGCAGGTGAACACGCTGTTCGAACAAGCCGCATCGTCCTACCTGGCGGGCATTCTGGGCTACGAAACGCTGCCGCTGGTGAGCGCCGACTACGCCCGCGACACCCGCAGTTCCATCGTCGATGCGTTGTCGACCATGGTGACGGATGGCACGCTGCTCAAGGTGTACGCCTGGTACGACAACGAAATGGGCTATGCCTGCCGCATGGTCGATCTGGCCTGCCACATGCGTGAAGTGGGTGTTTGA
- a CDS encoding arsenate reductase ArsC has translation MNVLFICTHNCARSILAEALLNAMAPDRFKAYSAGSRPSAKQQPHPLGLQMLQKAGISIDGLRSKSWDEFAAPDAPHMDLIITVCDDAAGEVCPAWPGHPASAHWGYPDPSAGDAPEAQKAEAFRKTMHMLHQRLELLINLPSDKLEKAVLQGTAQELAAH, from the coding sequence CTGAACGTGCTGTTCATCTGCACGCACAACTGCGCGCGCAGCATCCTGGCCGAGGCCTTGCTCAACGCGATGGCGCCCGACCGCTTCAAGGCCTATTCAGCGGGCAGCCGCCCGAGCGCGAAGCAGCAACCCCACCCCTTGGGCCTGCAGATGCTGCAGAAGGCGGGTATCTCGATTGACGGACTGCGCAGCAAAAGCTGGGACGAGTTCGCCGCGCCCGATGCGCCGCACATGGACCTGATCATCACCGTGTGCGACGACGCCGCGGGCGAGGTTTGCCCCGCCTGGCCCGGCCATCCCGCCTCCGCCCACTGGGGCTACCCCGATCCGTCCGCTGGCGATGCGCCCGAGGCGCAAAAAGCAGAAGCCTTCCGCAAGACCATGCACATGCTGCATCAGCGCCTGGAACTGCTGATCAACCTGCCCAGCGACAAGCTGGAAAAAGCGGTGCTGCAAGGCACCGCGCAGGAGCTGGCTGCGCACTGA